A region from the Mycobacterium heidelbergense genome encodes:
- a CDS encoding DUF4267 domain-containing protein, which translates to MSIDRAAFLAGAIRLVSGISFLVDPLRANRLWGDPDEPTPTARLLLRSMGYRDALIGGLLAAAALRGKDTRGWFLASGGADAADLLGGLSVHHELKPAQRLIGLGGAAVGIGVGLWGAARRRGRPDRRAEFARLAKG; encoded by the coding sequence ATGTCAATCGATCGGGCTGCGTTCCTCGCGGGCGCTATTCGACTCGTGTCGGGTATCTCCTTTCTCGTCGACCCCCTTCGGGCGAACCGGCTCTGGGGCGATCCGGACGAGCCGACGCCGACGGCGCGACTGTTGCTGCGGTCGATGGGTTACCGCGATGCGCTGATCGGCGGGCTGCTTGCGGCGGCGGCGCTGCGCGGCAAGGACACCCGCGGCTGGTTCCTCGCCTCCGGCGGCGCCGACGCGGCCGACCTGCTCGGCGGCCTGAGCGTTCATCACGAGCTGAAGCCCGCCCAGCGGCTTATCGGCCTGGGCGGCGCCGCCGTCGGGATCGGTGTCGGGCTCTGGGGCGCGGCGCGGCGGCGGGGGAGACCCGACAGGCGGGCGGAGTTCGCGAGACTAGCGAAAGGCTAA